TGATCAGCCATTTGCAGCGCATGGAAGTCGGTGAACCCGTTGTGATCGTAGAAGAGGATCTATTGGCGAATTTCGATCTTCCAAGGAAACCCGAGGAAATCGCTCATGATGTTAACCTCCCCCTCGCAGAGACGAAAAACCTCATAGAAAATCTGATACAGCAGGGAAAGATAATATGTCTTGACGAAAAACGCGGGTTTTACTATCACCAGAAGAACCATGAAAAACTGAAGGCGCAAATCGTCGAAAATCTTGGCACCTACCACAAGGCGAATCCGACCGGCGTCGGGCTTTCCGCCCTTGAACTATTGAAGAATATCAGCCGCGGTCTCGATAAAGTTCTCCTGGACCGTACACTCGCAAAAATGGAAAAGGAGAAAATCGTACGCCTCACGCCAGACGGAAAGATCAATCTATTCGAGCACAAAGTAGTGGTCGACAAAGACCTCGATGCCACGATCAAAAAAATCGAGCAGCTCTTCATTGAAGGCGGCTATAAACCGCCCTCTTACCAGGATGTGGTTACCCGCAACCTAGATCCTGAGAACGTCGTAAAGAAAGCGTACCGTTATATGCTCGATACCGGGCTCCTGGTAAATGCCGGCGAGGGCATTGTCTTGCACCAGAATTATGTTAAAGCAGCAGAGCAAAAACTCATCGAATTCTTGAAGACAAATAAGGAAATAAGAGTCTCCCAGTTCCGCGACCTGCTCGATGCAAGCCGCAAGTTTGTCCTGCCGCTTCTGATATATTTCGACACGCGCGGTGTCACGATCAAACGAGGCGACGTAAGGGTGTTGGGACAAAAATACCGCTAACACTTCAGGTTGCGTACAACGAATAACGAAGTCCAGCATCATACGGTCACGAAACCCGTACAACGGTAATATCACACAGCACACGAGCACGCCGTTAATCCCGTTATTATCGTTATTCCCGCTAACGACTTATACCTCTGCCCTCACGGCAAGAAACGAATATCTTCGATGGAGTATCTAAACACGAAATGCTGTTCTACCCTTATGAACAATTGGAACGAATACGATCTACGAACACGAATTACAAAGGCATATCGTAACGAAGCCACAACGATACTAGCGATATTAACGATAATAACGAACAAAACGTTTTCGTACCATTGGGTCTTGATTTCCCCGATTTATCCATTATAATTATGTATGAAGAGGCTATTAATTGTACCCATATTGTTTGTTTTTATTATTAGCTGTGCCACCACCGGGCCTGGTGGTAAGAAAAGCTTGATCCTGATCCCGACCGATACAGAAGTCGAACTTGGCAAAGAAGTCGTAAAGGAAGTCGAGTCAACGGAAAAAATACTCAATAATTCGGAAGTTCAGAATTACGTCAGTAAAGTTGGACGCAAGGTTGCCAAAGTCTGCGATAGAAAGGACGTCACATACTCCTTCAAAGTACTCGATAACGAAGAAATAAACGCGTTTGCATGCCCTGGCGGTTTCATCTACATTTACAAAGGCTTGATGAAAAAAATGGATAATGAAGCACAGCTTGCTGCGGTCCTGGCTCACGAAGTTGGACATATTGTGGCAAGGCATTCAGTGAAAAGGCTCCAGGCAGCATACGGCTACAGCATCGTAATGGAAGTTGCTCTCGGCGAAAAAATGGGGCAAACAGCACGACAAATGGTCGACGCCGCAGCAGGAGTCATTCTGCTTGGTTATGGCAGAGATAATGAATACGAAGCTGATGATTACGGAATTCTGTATTCAAAGAAAGCTGGTTACAATCCGAAAGGGATGGTGCAGATTTTTGAGAAATTCAAACAAATGGAAGGACGTCCCCCCAATACCTTTGAGAAACTGTTGATGTCCCATCCACCTGCGGGCGACCGTATAAATAACGGAAATAAAGAAATACAGAAAATCGGCGGTACCAATCTTCCCTATTACGAAACCGAATACGCTGCGATAAAGGCGAAACTGTAAGAAAGTCAGGTCATAGCGTGTAGTAAACAATCCTAAGCATCTTCGGTCTTAGGCGTGGTCTTTGCTCTCTCCTCGAGTTTTCGCATGAGAGAATTAAGCATCTTCCCTACATCAGTGCACGTCTCAATCCACGGTTTCACGATTTCGTTTTCCATACAATGACAATCGGCAAGTTTGATAAGCCAATTCTCTGTTTCTGCAGCACTGCAGTGCGCCGTTTCAAGGTATCGAACATATTTTCTGCGGCCCCTCGAATAGAATCCCTCAGCAATGCTCGCACTGATGTTCCCGGAGCTCCTCAGTAGCTGCTCAAGGATGATCCCAGCTGTTGTCGTCCGCGGCAGTTTGTCTATCGTATGGTATATCGACACGAATAGATCATGTGACTTCTGCCACACTCTCAGGTCTGTAAAATGCTTTATCGTTTTGTGCTCATTAGGTTCCATAGTGTTTCCTCCTAATATTAATACAAGTTCCAGGAAGGTAATAACAACACTCGACCGTTGAGTGCTTTCCATACGGTATGGTTCTGTCCAATTTTAGGATTCGATGTGAGAAAATGAGTCTGTATTTGTGTTCTTAATAGAAGAGTGGCGGAGGCGTGTAGGAATCGAACCTACCGTCCCCCTTTCGAAGGACATCCGGGTTTGAAGCCCGTCAGGCACACCAGCACCCATCCGCCTCCACGAAATTTCCCCAAATCTTTGATTTGGCTGGAAATTTCAGTGGCCTCGTTCCAATCCTTCTGGAATGAGGCATCCTCAATCTTAAAACCCCAAATCTTTGATCTGCCTACAAATTTCAGTGGCCTCGTTCCAATCCTTCTGGAATGAGGCATCCTCAATCTTAAAACCCCAAATCTTTGATCTGCCTACAAATTTCAGTGGCCTCGTTCCAATCCTTCTGGAATGAGGCATCTTTAATTTCAATATCCCAAATCTTCGATCTGCCTACAAATTTCAGTGGCCTCGTTCCAATCCTTCTGGAATGAGGCATCTTTAATTTCAAAAATCCACCAAATTTCATATTTAGCTACAAATTTTAACCTCCCAACCTCATCTAGGGACCGCTACTTGGATTCTACCGAAAATCGGGTATA
The candidate division WOR-3 bacterium genome window above contains:
- a CDS encoding four helix bundle protein — protein: MEPNEHKTIKHFTDLRVWQKSHDLFVSIYHTIDKLPRTTTAGIILEQLLRSSGNISASIAEGFYSRGRRKYVRYLETAHCSAAETENWLIKLADCHCMENEIVKPWIETCTDVGKMLNSLMRKLEERAKTTPKTEDA
- a CDS encoding M48 family metallopeptidase, which codes for MKRLLIVPILFVFIISCATTGPGGKKSLILIPTDTEVELGKEVVKEVESTEKILNNSEVQNYVSKVGRKVAKVCDRKDVTYSFKVLDNEEINAFACPGGFIYIYKGLMKKMDNEAQLAAVLAHEVGHIVARHSVKRLQAAYGYSIVMEVALGEKMGQTARQMVDAAAGVILLGYGRDNEYEADDYGILYSKKAGYNPKGMVQIFEKFKQMEGRPPNTFEKLLMSHPPAGDRINNGNKEIQKIGGTNLPYYETEYAAIKAKL